The following proteins come from a genomic window of Flavobacterium crocinum:
- the leuB gene encoding 3-isopropylmalate dehydrogenase, translated as MNLKIAVLPGDGIGPEVLLQAKKALYAIAEVYNHEFVFEDALMGAVAIDKTGNPLPEQTLNLCLNTDAVLLGAIGDPKYDNNPNAKVRPEQGLLKLRKELGLFANIRPIKPYKALIEASPLKREIIEGADFTIFRELTGGAYFGEKTLNEAGTHASDLCEYSEEEITRIAHLAFKAAQKRRKKLTMVDKANVLETSRLWRKVVQKVSESYPDVKLDFLFVDNAAMQLILNPKQFDVILTENLFGDILSDEASVITGSIGLLPSVSLGEKNALFEPIHGSYPQAKGKNIANPIASILAAALLLEHFGLTKEANVVYKAVEKAIEYKVVTVDLKPDSKFGTNEVGEFVSNFIFSKDDLLYFNNDNVSIGQSTIV; from the coding sequence ATGAATTTGAAAATTGCAGTTTTGCCGGGAGACGGAATTGGACCTGAGGTTCTTTTACAAGCAAAAAAAGCTTTATACGCTATTGCTGAAGTTTACAATCATGAATTTGTTTTTGAAGATGCGCTCATGGGAGCAGTTGCAATTGATAAAACAGGAAATCCTTTGCCGGAACAAACACTTAATCTGTGTTTAAATACAGATGCAGTTTTGCTTGGAGCAATTGGCGATCCAAAATATGATAACAATCCAAATGCAAAGGTTCGTCCGGAACAGGGATTATTAAAGCTTCGTAAAGAATTGGGTCTGTTTGCTAACATTCGTCCAATTAAACCTTACAAAGCGTTAATTGAAGCTTCTCCTTTAAAAAGAGAAATTATTGAAGGAGCTGATTTTACAATTTTCAGAGAATTAACTGGTGGTGCTTACTTTGGTGAAAAAACACTGAATGAAGCAGGAACACACGCCTCAGATTTATGTGAATATTCAGAAGAAGAAATTACCAGAATTGCACATTTAGCTTTTAAAGCGGCTCAAAAACGACGCAAAAAGCTAACAATGGTTGATAAAGCAAATGTTTTGGAAACTTCAAGATTGTGGAGAAAAGTAGTTCAGAAAGTGAGCGAGAGTTATCCGGATGTTAAACTTGATTTCTTATTTGTTGACAATGCGGCAATGCAGTTAATTTTAAATCCAAAACAATTTGACGTGATTTTGACTGAAAACTTGTTTGGAGATATTTTATCTGATGAAGCAAGTGTAATTACAGGATCTATTGGTTTATTGCCATCAGTGTCTTTAGGAGAAAAGAATGCTTTGTTTGAACCAATTCACGGATCATATCCTCAGGCAAAGGGAAAAAACATTGCCAATCCGATTGCTTCTATTTTAGCAGCAGCCCTTTTGTTAGAGCATTTCGGGTTAACTAAAGAAGCTAATGTGGTTTATAAAGCAGTAGAAAAAGCAATTGAATACAAGGTAGTTACAGTTGATTTAAAACCAGACTCTAAATTCGGTACAAACGAAGTAGGGGAATTTGTTTCGAATTTTATTTTCAGTAAAGATGATTTACTGTATTTTAATAATGATAATGTAAGTATTGGACAATCTACAATTGTTTAA